From Aspergillus chevalieri M1 DNA, chromosome 4, nearly complete sequence, a single genomic window includes:
- a CDS encoding rRNA-processing protein UTP21 (BUSCO:EOG09260SJV;~COG:S;~EggNog:ENOG410PI1Y;~InterPro:IPR015943,IPR019775,IPR007319,IPR011047, IPR001680,IPR017986;~PFAM:PF04192,PF00400;~go_component: GO:0032040 - small-subunit processome [Evidence IEA];~go_function: GO:0005515 - protein binding [Evidence IEA];~go_process: GO:0006364 - rRNA processing [Evidence IEA]), with amino-acid sequence MFREMPSLDIDQFGQPLAKRQRLSSDNVANKSRTSASKIFSPFRTLGLVSPTAVPLACVRLGKSTFQITTSVGYSLQTYDVRRGLNLVFVSRPQTPGMITATFSWQDKVFAAWGNFQPGSPGGIWVFRRGKKIASLEVPANLRGPIERILVFGSWIVGSNSQGIEVWKSSSYEHYASLSPQRQAGSTSEHIYTSQLCNMPTYLNKIFIGRHDGAVDIWNIRTGKILYSILPAFKDAGAVTALQPTPVLSLVAIAYKSGALSIQDVETDKVVLPLRTPLSKVSPITSITFRTDGLGAGDDGRRSGVMATTSTDNGDITMWDLNNGGRVTGILRRAHMVSLNETGSGTTHIEFLDGQPVLVSSGRDNALRTWIFDEVPFSPVPRPLHQRSGHYAAVSTLHFLPSSSDGSEFGGKWLLSASKDSSLWGFSVRKDSQNTEISQGAIGHKTNKIGSMQTGSYNDLKAPEITCIACALNRDGGMGVTTSGPVWANPKVTDTNASSTTGWESIVTGHRGDKYARTWFWGKKKAGRWTFETGDGTEVKSVAISQCGTFALVGSSGGDIKMFNLQSGRHRQNFPATFASRRHVQANSRGSSGVSATERTGRHTKTVTGIVVDGLNQTVISCGLDGKIKFWDFESGRLVDELDWHPMTAITGLRYSSASELVAFSCDDLSIRVVDIETRKVVREFWGCVGQVNDFTFSNNGRWVIAASMDSIVRVWDLPTGHLIDAFRVPNTCTALTMSSTDEYLATAHADGVGINLWTNRSLFMPVSTKNVNEDYIADIQAPTASGESGVSLIEAAFSETDEQDEIEGPVLSTEQLSKEMVTLSVIPKSKWQTLLHLDVIKERNKAKDPPKAPEKAPFFLPSLPDGSAGEDADSKFSVESTAAERSRIARIQHSQDSKVLGSPFTTLLRAGRLSGNLDPFIEHIKGLSPTKIDLEIRSLSPQVKDGQSELSDFVFALASRLKLKRDFELVNVWMAVFLRIHADIVGSNDETGQLRKALADWSRLQEQERERLAGLVGYCHGVVGFLRSSR; translated from the exons ATGTTTCGGGAAATGCCTTCTCTTGACATCGATCAATTCGGCCAACCTCTTGCGAAGCGACAAAGGCTGTCTTCTGACAATGTCGCGAACAAATCGAGGACGTCTGCGTCCAAGATATTTTCGCCATTCCGA ACATTGGGGCTAGTATCACCCACCGCAGTTCCGCTGGCGTGTGTTCGTCTAGGAAAATCGACATTTCAAATTACAACCTCTGTAGGGTACTCTTTGCAGACATACGATGTACGACGAGGTCTAAATCTGGTCTTCGTCAGCCGCCCTCAAACACCGGGAATGATTACAGCTACATTTTCCTGGCAAGATAAAGTTTTCGCAGCTTGGGGAAACTTTCAGCCCGGGTCACCGGGAGGGATATGGGTTTTCAGGCGTGGAAAGAAAATCGCATCCCTAGAAGTACCGGCAAATCTTCGCGGTCCAATCGAGCGGATACTTGTTTTTGGGTCGTGGATAGTTGGCAGCAACAGCCAGGGCATAGAAGTGTGGAAGAGTTCATCGTACGAACATTATGCATCTTTGAGCCCTCAACGGCAGGCTGGGAGTACCTCTGAACACATATATACTTCCCAGCTTTGCAACATGCCAACGTATCTCAACAAGATTTTCATTGGGAGACATGATGGCGCAGTCGACATTTGGAATATCAGGACCGGAAAGATCCTCTACTCGATTTTACCTGCATTCAAAGATGCTGGCGCGGTAACTGCTCTTCAGCCAACACCCGTTTTATCGTTGGTCGCAATTGCATACAAGAGTGGCGCGTTGTCCATTCAAGATGTCGAAACTGATAAGGTTGTTCTTCCGCTGAGGACGCCTTTATCCAAAGTCTCACCAATTACTTCCATCACTTTTCGAACCGATGGACTTGGCGCCGGCGATGATGGTAGAAGGTCCGGTGTTATGGCAACTACCTCTACGGACAATGGCGACATTACAATGTGGGATCTAAACAACGGGGGGCGAGTGACTGGCATTCTGCGAAGAGCACATATGGTATCTCTCAATGAAACAGGATCCGGGACGACTCACATCGAGTTCCTGGATGGACAGCCAGTGTTGGTATCGTCTGGAAGAGACAACGCGCTCAGGACGTGGATCTTCGATGAAGTGCCCTTTTCACCCGTTCCCAGACCTCTTCATCAGAGAAGTGGCCATTATGCCGCAGTATCGACTCTGCATTTCTTGCCTTCTTCGTCTGATGGATCGGAATTTGGCGGGAAATGGCTACTGAGTGCAAGCAAGGACAGCAGTCTCTGGGGGTTCAGTGTGCGGAAAGATAGCCAGAATACTGAGATTTCCCAGGGAGCCATTGGGCATAAAACGAATAAAATAGGTAGCATGCAAACTGGGTCCTACAATGATCTGAAGGCTCCAGAGAtcacctgtattgcttgtgCTCTGAACCGCGATGGGGGCATGGGTGTTACAACGTCCGGGCCAGTCTGGGCCAATCCGAAAGTTACGGACACAAATGCTTCAAGCACAACTGGATGGGAAAGTATAGTTACAGGGCACCGTGGTGACAAATATGCCCGCACGTGGTTctggggaaagaagaaggccgGGCGCTGGACATTCGAAACTGGCGACGGGACTGAGGTTAAG AGCGTTGCCATCTCACAATGTGGAACTTTCGCCTTGGTTGGGTCTTCAGGGGGGGATATCAAGATGTTCAATCTGCAATCTGGCAGGCATCGGCAAAATTTCCCTGCTACTTTTGCTTCCAGAAGACATGTTCAAGCAAACTCAAGGGGTAGCTCGGGCGTTTCTGCCACGGAACGTACAGGCAGGCATACCAAAACAGTTACTGGTATAGTGGTTGACGGGTTGAATCAGACCGTCATCAGCTGTGGACTTGATGGGAAAATAAAG TTTTGGGACTTCGAGTCTGGCCGGCTTGTTGATGAGCTTGACTGGCATCCAATGACTGCCATAACTGGTCTACGGTACAGCAGTGCAAGCGAACTAGTTGCATTCAGTTGCGATGACCTGTCGATCCGTGTTGTTGACATTGAGACACGGAAAGTCGTCCGTGAATTCTGGGGATGTGTGGGTCAGGTCAATGATTTCACATTCTCCAATAACGGGCGGTGGGTGATTGCTGCATCAATGGATTCTATTGTCCGGGTCTGGGATTTGCCAACAGGACACCTAATTGATGCTTTCCGCGTCCCTAACACATGTACCGCGTTGACCATGTCGTCTACTGATGAATATTTAGCTACCGCTCACGCAGATGGCGTGGGCATCAATCTCTGGACAAATCGGAGCTTGTTCATGCCAGTATCGACCAAAAACGTGAATGAGGATTACATCGCTGATATCCAAGCGCCAACTGCGTCTGGAGAAAGTGGTGTTAGTCTTATCGAAGCCGCATTCTCAGAGACCGATGAACAGGATGAAATTGAGGGACCAGTACTTTCCACTGAACAACTTAGCAAAGAGATGGTTACGCTGAGTGTCATTCCTAAAAGCAAATGGCAAACGTTGCTTCACTTGGATGTGATCAAG GAACGAAACAAGGCCAAAGACCCGCCAAAGGCGCCAGAAAAAGCACCATTCTTCCTTCCATCACTTCCAGATGGAAGTGCTGGTGAAGATGCGGACTCGAAGTTCTCAGTTGAGAGTACTGCAGCTGAGCGCTCTCGCATTGCCAGAATCCAGCATTCTCAGGATTCAAAGGTTCTGGGCTCGCCCTTTACAACACTATTACGAGCTGGCCGTCTATCTGGCAACCTTGATCCGTTTATTGAACATATCAAAGGCCTGTCTCCTACAAAAATTGATCTAGAAATCAGGTCCCTCAGTCCGCAAGTAAAGGATGGTCAGTCAGAACTGTCAGACTTTGTTTTCGCATTGGCAAGTCGCTTAAAGCTCAAGAGAGACTTTGAATTGGTCAATGTGTGGATGGCGGTTTTTCTGAGGATCCACGCTGATATTGTTGGGTCTAATGATGAAACTGGTCAATTGCGAAAAGCTCTCGCCGACTGGAGTCGGTTGCAAGAACAAGAAAGGGAGCGCTTGGCCGGATTAGTCGGGTACTGTCATGGGGTAGTAGGGTTCCTGAGATCTTCACGCTGA
- a CDS encoding uncharacterized protein (COG:S;~EggNog:ENOG410PJYT;~InterPro:IPR029060,IPR039436,IPR026832;~PFAM:PF12813) yields the protein MGIPHLTRHLLPYAKEVLLAGEKQREGDDSIQLVVIDGPSLVYHVFHRLLSNSNTKLEVLDAQPTCDEVSLGVMVYLLQLKLLGVKVTKICFDGALPIAKRKIRLCRLEKSRKKLEQFHSQNRLGFAKPDDSIRSTVDPTKVLQSRAIPIRYNGLPENPFMVSTVFEDLRKRWNKANILMAVQHAFYFNHCEIGEQDFPWAAITVMVPGEADAECARMSRLTGAAVLTNDSDLLLHDLGSYGSVLFLDSVELSEWNPSRPSDSKVKARRLCPASLSRRLGIRSVRYFAYELNQNPQFGLSELIRRSRENCDFLDLAPDYQHFLEDYDYEPNSRAIAQHPQDLDPRISEILLQYDTGNARFTGSSPHIYLAILSEDHSRRCAWEEGRSYRALGYSVFNLCRPFTERYHFVEEYVRRGGRIAIDRIAMGNEGWITSEMHSFHTSLSSAQVAFGKKLSSSCFWRLFAMCELFKDETNHTAPDVNRLCRFLRFGYMGEAVSWADVHLCAQIHAVLYSLRILKQLLGLVTMTEEPVLRLKSEIAALPPLHVMMRPIREMTREYPEDSSVEKALQRFFLLSGQHVQTDDEMQPPYFSPEGSALQHQGSPKSNCVKHVHRSKSNLYEILSPE from the exons ATGGGCATACCACACCTAACACGGCACTTGCTCCCTTACGCGAAAGAAGTACTATTGGCAGGGGAGAAACAAAGAGAGGGAGATGATAGCATCCAGTTGGTTGTCATTGATGGACCCAGCTTGGTATACCATGTTTTTCATAGACTATTGTCTAATTCAAATACAAAACTCGAAGTTCTGGACGCTCAGCCGACTTGTGATGAAGTCAGTCTTGGGGTAATGGTATATCTCCTGCAGCTAAAGCTCCTTGGTGTGAAAGT GACCAAGATCTGCTTTGATGGAGCTTTGCCTATcgcgaaaagaaaaataagaCTTTGCCGACTGGAAAAGTCTAGGAAGAAACTTGAACAGTTTCACTCGCAAAACCGCTTGGGTTTTGCAAAACCGGACGATTCAATCAGAAGCACTGTTGATCCTACAAAGGTTCTACAGAGCCGAGCCATACCTATCAGATACAATGGCCTCCCCGAAAACCCGTTTATGGTGTCTACTGTTTTTGAAGACCTTAGGAAGAGATGGAACAAAGCAAATATTCTGATGGCGGTGCAACACGCATTTTACTTCAATCACTGTGAGATTGGAGAGCAAGACTTCCCTTGGGCAGCCATCACTGTAATGGTTCCGGGGGAGGCAGATGCCGAGTGCGCTCGCATGTCGAGGCTCACAGGTGCCGCTGTGCTGACCAATGACTCAGACCTTCTTCTCCATGATCTTGGATCTTATGGTTCGGTATTGTTTTTGGATTCAGTCGAACTTAGTGAATGGAATCCATCTAGGCCATCAGATTCTAAGGTCAAAGCCAGAAGACTTTGTCCCGCGTCGCTTTCCAGGCGATTGGGAATTAGAAGTGTCCGGTACTTTGCATATGAATTGAATCAGAATCCACAGTTTGGTTTATCAGAGCTCATTAGGCGATCGAGAGAAAACTGCGACTTTCTCGATCTCGCACCTGACTATCAACATTTTCTTGAGGACTATGACTACGAGCCAAACAGCCGGGCGATCGCTCAGCACCCCCAGGACCTCGATCCAAGAATATCAGAAATACTCTTGCAGTATGATACGGGAAATGCTCGTTTCACTGGGAGCTCTCCGCATATCTATCTTGCTATTCTCAGTGAAGATCACTCCAGAAGGTGTGCATGGGAAGAAGGTCGTTCGTACAGAGCTCTTGGCTACTCAGTCTTTAACTTGTGCCGTCCGTTCACAGAAAGATACCACTTCGTGGAGGAATATGTTCGGAGAGGTGGGAGAATAGCTATAGACAGGATAGCAATGGGTAATGAAGGTTGGATAACAAGCGAGATGCATTCCTTTCATACAAGCCTGAGCTCTGCCCAAGTTGCTTTTGGCAAAAAACTCTCGTCCTCGTGCTTCTGGAGACTTTTTGCGATGTGTGAACTATTTAAGGATGAAACGAACCATACTGCACCGGATGTTAATCGATTGTGCAGGTTTCTTAGGTTCGGCTACATGGGGGAAGCAGTCAGCTGGGCAGATGTCCATCTTTGTGCTCAGATTCATGCCGTGCTGTACTCATTGAGGATCTTGAAACAGCTCCTCGGCCTTGTGACAATGACTGAAGAGCCTGTGTTGAGGTTGAAGTCTGAAATTGCGGCTCTCCCACCGTTGCACGTTATGATGAGACCAATACGCGAAATGACAAGGGAATATCCCGAAGATTCATCTGTTGAGAAAGCTTTGCAACGCTTCTTTCTGCTTTCCGGCCAACATGTGCAAACTGATGATGAAATGCAGCCACCATATTTCAGCCCAGAGGGTTCGGCGCTACAGCATCAGGGAAGCCCTAAATCTAACTGTGTGAAGCATGTTCATAGATCAAAGTCAAACCTATATGAGATCCTCTCTCCAGAATAA
- a CDS encoding diacylglycerol/lipid kinase family protein (COG:S;~EggNog:ENOG410PJ1H;~InterPro:IPR017438,IPR001206,IPR016064;~PFAM:PF00781;~go_function: GO:0003951 - NAD+ kinase activity [Evidence IEA];~go_function: GO:0016301 - kinase activity [Evidence IEA]), with protein sequence MRASTDTVPGTFICRLQGDYLQCNKEQSQEEKSIAINDIVCILPSSMERQETTYSVLYLERHSGSSDANTVDDRVRLIRISTGSLPSTLLSQYFYKELPRHLSLLSRIHVVISTGSGAGKAKGLYQDVLQPFLSYLGLTTCEVHETQSSQTITELAHLKFIPCAQTGIDQTIILLSGDGGLVDIVDAFYNSSKRMIVPPCIGLMPTGTGNAMANSIGLHCPTMGLMTLLRGKPRRIPVFAASFSPKSQYIIEEGRGRAPICSDQTAETEDHKVYGAVVASWGIHAALVADSDTLAYRKFGVDRFKLAAKELLWPSDGLPTHSYHAMITLAKKSKGANNQQMEAMDQNEHMYVLATLVSRLEKGFVISPDTSPLDGCLRFVHFGPMPPDVAMQLMSKAYQGGLHVHEKAVTYKEIEGFRIDFREEDERWRRVCIDGKIIAVERGGWMEVRREPRCLLNLIADFP encoded by the coding sequence ATGAGAGCCTCTACAGACACTGTCCCTGGTACCTTCATCTGCAGGCTACAGGGAGATTATCTGCAATGCAACAAGGAACAAAGCCAGGAGGAGAAATCTATTGCCATCAACGATATAGTCTGTATTCTTCCCAGTTCTATGGAAAGACAGGAAACCACATACAGCGTGCTATATCTCGAGAGACATAGTGGATCCTCTGATGCTAACACAGTTGATGACCGTGTGCGTCTCATTAGAATCAGCACGGGATCCCTACCATCAACATTGCTGTCGCAGTATTTTTACAAGGAGTTACCTCGCCATCTCAGTCTTTTGTCCAGAATCCATGTTGTGATATCAACCGGCTCAGGAGCGGGGAAAGCAAAGGGCCTATATCAAGATGTCCTACAACCCTTTCTATCATACCTCGGTTTGACTACATGCGAAGTCCATGAGACGCAGTCTTCCCAGACAATAACAGAGCTGGCGCATTTGAAATTCATTCCCTGCGCCCAAACCGGAATAGATCAAACCATCATCCTCCTTTCTGGTGATGGTGGTCTGGTTGACATTGTTGATGCCTTCTACAATTCTTCAAAGAGGATGATTGTTCCACCCTGTATTGGCTTGATGCCAACAGGCACAGGAAATGCTATGGCCAATTCCATCGGTTTGCATTGTCCAACAATGGGGTTAATGACGTTACTGCGCGGAAAACCGAGACGCATACCAGTGTTTGCCGCTAGCTTTTCACCGAAATCACAGTATATCATCGAGGAGGGCCGTGGCCGAGCCCCTATATGTAGCGATCAAACGGCGGAGACTGAGGACCACAAGGTTTATGGTGCTGTTGTTGCGAGCTGGGGAATACATGCCGCGCTGGTCGCAGACAGTGATACGCTTGCGTATCGCAAGTTTGGCGTCGATAGATTCAAACTGGCCGCAAAGGAGCTTCTCTGGCCATCCGACGGCTTACCGACGCATAGTTATCATGCTATGATCACCTTGGCCAAAAAAAGCAAAGGTGCCAATAACCAGCAAATGGAGGCTATGGACCAGAATGAACACATGTACGTGTTGGCCACCTTGGTCTCAAGGCTTGAAAAGGGATTCGTGATCTCTCCAGACACATCCCCACTCGATGGCTGTTTGAGATTTGTTCACTTTGGCCCGATGCCGCCGGATGTAGCGATGCAACTGATGAGCAAAGCGTATCAAGGCGGTCTCCATGTCCACGAAAAAGCGGTGACATATAAAGAAATTGAGGGCTTCCGTATTGATTTTCGCGAGGAAGATGAACGATGGAGAAGGGTCTGCATTGACGGGAAGATAATAGCTGTTGAGCGAGGTGGTTGGATGGAGGTGCGCAGAGAACCACGGTGCCTACTGAATCTTATCGCCGATTTCCCTTGA
- a CDS encoding inositol polyphosphate kinase VIP1 (BUSCO:EOG09260FMW;~COG:Z;~EggNog:ENOG410PF91;~InterPro:IPR000560,IPR037446,IPR040557,IPR013651, IPR029033;~PFAM:PF00328,PF18086,PF08443;~go_function: GO:0000829 - inositol heptakisphosphate kinase activity [Evidence IEA]), producing the protein MSYSSIPGLSEDSDFKDTSHKTSSVPSSNANSNRMDQSSLSQLHGSTSTVLSKGGSDSPLEAHNESRHACSSKGFSGSASASSINEMEYTSSPLGKIGVCALDVKARSKPSQNILTRLQSKGDFEVIVFGDKVILDEAVENWPVCDFLIAFFSDGFPLDKAIAYAKLRKPFCVNDLPMQKVLWDRRLCLKILDHMGVPTPKRMEVNRDGGPTLESVELAQHVYRLTGVKLEGPDDGTGGGAPRTQSVSLSEDGETLVIDGKALKKPFVEKPVNGEDHNIHIYFPNDQQYGGGGRRLFRKVGNKSSEYDPSLVVPRSIAETGTSYLYEQFLRVDNSEDVKAYTVGPDFCHAETRKSPVVDGLVRRNTHGKELRYITKLSKEEAGIASKISNGFGQRICGFDMLRVGERSYVIDVNGWSFVKDNNDYYDRCAQILRDMFLNERQRCEEALGSLEPPSPDLSQSKKSASHRHTLKTLLKSPSVSKIHGNQQSHDGNETVPMELITAEAFPPSSDAGGTDHAHIHVNQNAKERVTSSSNTISPAVSMRFPTDGVPPPPPASKHSWKLKGMVAVIRHADRTPKQKFKFTFHSQPFVDLLKGHQEEVVIKGEVALASVSDAVRVAMREGLEDMDKLKLLRTSLDKKGGWPGTKVQIKPMFRKRKPEEVSGQALPTDLTPSRAEGPHEEPISPVAKEASPANENPNRSQARSDSISGATFSRFSAVENDLILDKLQLVIKWGGEPTHAARYQSQDLGLNMRDDLKLMNKEALSNVRIFTSSERRVSTSAQIWASSFLDQKELPEDFIRVRKDLLDDSNAAKDLMDKVKKKLKLLLREGSAPSQFAWPKDNIPEPSVVLATLVELMKFHRSIMRHNFQRLDSFSRQTSADSSHGPENPTALDQFDSHTDNAALASIQGRWCAGEDPMLFKERWEKLFAEFCDTEKVDPSKLSELYDSMKFDALHNRQFLEWVFMPPDDCDEEGKDCGDKRPAQEGDHLENIGEPSESSTFAHRFGLKKRARAFESMPHLRALDETYDHYFKLYPGSSPVKAKLDGRLSKLRELYKLAKVLFDYVTPQEYGITDSEKLEIGLLTSLPLLQEIVRDLEEVQASQDAKSFFYFTKESHIYTLLNCILEGGIQTKIARSAIPELDYLSQICFELYEARDSESSTNSYSIRISISPGCHAFDPLDVQLDSRHAIGCAPRRSLTAHQDWKEVIETLKAKFDT; encoded by the exons ATGAGCTATAGCTCGATTCCTGGCCTCTCCGAGGATTCCGACTTTAAAGATACAAGTCACAAGACAAGTAGCGTGCCATCCTCCAACGCTAATTCCAATCGCATGGATCAATCATCGTTAAGCCAACTCCATGGATCTACATCTACTGTTTTATCAAAAGGCGGATCAGATTCGCCACTAGAGGCTCATAATGAAAGTCGCCATGCCTGCTCTTCCAAAGGGTTCAGTGGGAGCGCATCTGCCAGTTCAATTAATGAAATGGAATACACATCATCACCCCTTGGGAAAATTGGTGTTTGCGCTCTAGATGTGAAGGCACGCAGCAAACCCAGCCAAAACATTCTGACCCGTCTTCAGTCAAAGGGTGACTTTGAAGTTATCGTTTTTGGGGACAAAGTAATCCTTGACGAAGCTGTTGAGAACTGGCCTGTTTGCGACTTCTTAATTGCCTTCTTCTCTGATGGCTTCCCATTGGATAAGGCCATTGCCTATGCGAAGCTCAGGAAACCTTTCTGTGTCAACGATTTACCGATGCAAAAGGTCTTATGGGATCGACGGCTTTGCCTGAAAATACTAGACCATATGGGCGTTCCGACTCCAAAAAGAATGGAGGTGAATCGTGATGGCGGTCCTACTTTAGAATCTGTCGAGCTTGCGCAGCATGTGTATAGGCTAACAGGTGTTAAACTTGAGGGTCCTGATGATGGGACTGGAGGGGGTGCGCCCCGGACTCAAAGCGTTTCCTTATCTGAAGACGGAGAGACTTTGGTTATTGACGGAAAGGCTTTGAAAAAGCCGTTTGTTGAAAAACCAGTAAACGGAGAGGACCATAATATCCATATCTATTTTCCCAATGATCAGCAATACGGAGGAGGTGGTAGGAGGCTTTTCCGAAAAGTTGGGAACAAGAGTTCTGAATATGATCCGAGCTTAGTTGTTCCCAGATCGATAGCGGAAACCGGGACCAGTTATTTGTATGAGCAGTTTCTGAGGGTGGATAATTCCGAAGATGTCAAGGCCTATACAGTTGGACCCGATTTTTGCCATGCAGAAACGCGCAAGTCTCCTGTGGTTGATGGGCTTGTGCGCCGCAATACCCACGGGAAAGAACTCAGATACATAACTAAACTGAGTAAAGAGGAGGCTGGCATCGCCTCGAAAATCTCAAATGGATTTGGCCAAAGAATTTGTGGCTTTGACATGCTCCGCGTCGGAGAAAGGAGCTATGTCATTGACGTTAATGGTTGGAGTTTTGTTAAAGATAACAATGATTATTATGACAGGTGCGCGCAAATATTGAGAGATATGTTTCTAAACGAAAGGCAACGGTGTGAAGAGGCCTTGGGATCTCTGGAACCCCCCTCTCCCGATCTAAGTCAATCCAAGAAGAGCGCGTCTCACCGGCATACTTTGAAGACTTTACTCAAGTCGCCCAGTGTATCGAAAATCCATGGCAACCAGCAAAGTCATGATGGCAATGAGACTGTACCGATGGAGTTGATTACTGCGGAGGCTTTCCCTCCATCGTCTGATGCCGGCGGCACAGACCATGCACATATTCATGTTAACCAGAACGCCAAAGAACGAGTCACCAGCTCCTCTAACACCATATCGCCTGCCGTATCAATGCGCTTTCCTACCGATGGTGTACCCCCGCCACCCCCTGCTTCTAAACACTCTTGGAAGTTGAAGGGTATGGTGGCGGTCATCAGGCATGCGGACCGTACGCCGAAACAAAAATTCAAGTTCACGTTCCATAGTCAACCATTTGTTGACCTATTGAAGGGTCACCAGGAGGAAGTAGTTATCAAAGGAGAAGTGGCATTGGCGAGCGTTTCAGATGCTGTCAGAGTTGCGATGCGAGAAGGGCTTGAGGATATGGATAAGCTCAAATTGCTTCGCACGTCACTCGATAAAAAAGGGGGCTGGCCTGGAACGAAGGTACAGATTAAACCGATGttccgaaaaagaaaaccggAGGAAGTAAGTGGGCAGGCACTGCCCACTGATTTAACACCGTCTCGGGCTGAGGGGCCCCACGAAGAACCCATATCTCCCGTTGCGAAGGAGGCGTCACCAGCAAATGAAAACCCTAACAGGTCACAAGCCCGGAGCGACTCCATATCTGGCGCAACTTTCTCTAGGTTCTCAGCAGTTGAAAATGATCTCATTCTGGACAAACTTCAACTTGTCATCAAATGGGGAGGGGAGCCAACGCACGCAGCTCGTTATCAATCACAGGATCTCGGACTCAACATGCGAGATGACTTGAAGTTAATGAACAAGGAAGCATTGAGCAACGTCAGGATTTTCACAAGCTCGGAGAGGAGAGTGAGCACTAGTG CTCAAATCTGGGCCAGCTCATTCCTTGATCAAAAGGAATTACCAGAGGATTTTATCAGAGTACGCAAAGATCTCCTGGATGATTCCAATGCTGCAAAGGACCTCATGGACAAGGTCAAAAAGAAGTTGAAACTACTCCTACGAGAAGGGTCTGCCCCTTCGCAATTTGCCTGGCCAAAGGATAACATCCCTGAGCCTTCTGTTGTTCTTGCTACCCTTGTTGAATTGATGAAATTCCATAGAAGCATTATGAGACACAATTTCCAAAGGTTGGATAGCTTCTCTCGTCAAACTTCTGCCGACTCGTCTCATGGCCCGGAGAACCCTACTGCCCTTGATCAGTTTGATTCGCACACGGACAATGCTGCCTTGGCTTCGATCCAGGGGCGATGGTGCGCGGGAGAGGATCCTATGCTTTTCAAAGAACGATGGGAAAAACTTTTTGCTGAATTCTGCGACACAGAGAAAGTCGATCCGAGTAAGCTCTCGGAACTCTACGACAGTATGAAGTTTGATGCATTGCATAATCGACAATTCTTAGAATGGGTATTTATGCCCCCAGATGATTGCGACGAAGAGGGAAAGGATTGTGGGGATAAACGGCCTGCACAGGAAGGGGATCATCTTGAAAACATCGGCGAGCCTTCAGAAAGCTCGACATTTGCGCATCGATTCGGCTTGAAGAAGCGAGCCCGTGCATTTGAATCAATGCCGCATCTTAGAGCACTCGATGAAACCTATGATCATTATTTCAAACTTTATCCAGGCTCTAGTCCTGTCAAAGCAAAATTGGACGGGAGGCTTTCAAAACTGCGCGAATTATACAAGCTGGCCAAGGTCTTGTTCGACTATGTGACTCCTCAGGAGTATGGGATCACAGACTCCGAGAAATTAGAAATTGGGTTATTGACATCGCTGCCTCTTCTTCAAGAAATTGTCCGAGATCTGGAAGAAGTGCAGGCCTCACAAGACGCGAAGTCCTTCTTCTATTTCACAAAGGAGTCTCACATTTATACCTTGCTCAATTGCATTTTAGAAGGTGGCATCCAGACGAAAATCGCAAGGAGCGCTATTCCAGAACTCGATTATTTGTCCCAGATTTGCTTCGAGCTTTATGAAGCGAGGGATAGTGAGTCATCCACCAACTCATATTCCATTCGCATTTCCATCAGTCCCGGCTGTCATGCTTTTGATCCTCTTGATGTGCAGCTTGATTCAAGGCATGCCATTGGTTGTGCTCCAAGAAGGAGTTTGACTGCCCATCAAGATTGGAAAGAAGTTATTGAAACCCTCAAGGCCAAGTTTGACACGTAA